From the Marinobacter sp. es.048 genome, the window TGGGCGTGATTCTGTTCTTTGCCGGCCCGCTGTTGTTCAGCGCCATCGGCATTACCCTGAATTCGTTCCGGATTGGTGCCGGTAGTCTGCTGTTCCTGACCGCCATCAGCCTGGTGACCAGTGGTACCCGGAATCACGCCACCGGGCTGCCCGATGAAGATCGCGATGACATTGCCGTTGTGCCTCTGGCGATTCCGGTAATGATCGGGCCGGCCACCATTGGTGCGATCATGGTGTATGGCGCCGAGCTCAACCGGGTATCCGAAGTGGCAGGCGGGCTCCTCGGGCTGGTGTCCAGCCTGCTGATCCTCGCGGTGTTGCTGCACCTGTCGGGCTACCTTGAGAAGGTGCTGGGCAAGACCGGCCTGAACATCATGTCCAAGATCAGCGGTCTGATCCTCTCGGCCATGGCGGCTGAAATCGTGCTGACGGGCATTGCGGGTTTCATTGCCTCCACCTAGAGTATCGCGGGACAGGTTTTCGCTGCAGGGTGTCTGATGTCTGCCAATACAATTGAACACAATCGCAAACGATACGATTTCTCCGGCGTGGAGTCGGTGTGGCTATTTGGCTATGGCTCGCTGATCTACAAGGTGGATTTCCCCTTTCTGGAGCAGCGCCCGGCGTCGATTCGCGGGTGGGAAAGGCGGTTCTGGCAGGGTTCCCACGATCATCGGGGCACGCCGGAGGCGCCCGGCCGCGTGGTTACCTTGGTAGAAAAGCCGAATGCTGTCTGCAAGGGCATTGCCTTTCGGGTATCGCCCAAGGTCTTCGAGCACCTGGATATCCGTGAAAAGAACGGCTATCTGCGCCTGAGCATCACGCTCACCTTCGACGATGGCAGCCATGCCGAGGGCCTGGTTTACATTGCCACCGAAGACAACGAAGCCTTCCTGGGCCACGCGCCCGATGCGGATATTGCCCGCCAGATCGCCTCTGCCTCAGGCCCCAGTGGCCCGAATGCCGATTATCTTTTGCGCCTCGCAGAGTCCCTGAGGGCAATGGGTGCGGATTGCCCGCACACCTTTGCCATCGAATCCCACCTGCGTGATGAGTTGAGCTAAGTCCGTTTAAGTTTGCTTTAAGGTTCGGGGAGCACACTCACCGGACCTTGAATCACACTTATCCCGGAAAATCCCATGGGCTTGTCCTCAAAACCCACTCTTCACGCGCAGCCGTTTGTGCGTAGCGGAACCGGTCGGTTTCAATGGCCTGCAATCAAACCGCATTGGCTGGTGTTGATCAGCGCCCTTGCACTGACCGCTCTGTATAACGTTCCTTTCTACACCGCCATTGATCGATACGTCGGCTTTGATCAGCCGATGCTGATGTTCAAACTCGCGTTTTTGTTGCTGCTGGTCAACCATCTCCTGATCAGCCTGTTTTCGGCACGATTTATCCTGAAGCCGGTACTGGTGTTTCTGTTTTTGAGTGCAGCGCTCAGTGGGTATTTCATGAACGCGTATGGCGTGCTGATCGACAAGCACATGCTGCAGAACGTGTTCGAAACCGATGTGCAGGAGGCTCGCGGCCTGCTGAGCCTCGGACTGCTTGTGCACATGGCGCTCTTTTTTGTGATTCCGGTTGTGCTGCTCTTTCTGGTACGTGTGAGCTGGCCGGCGGGCCTGAAAAGGGTCACTCACTGGTTGGCCCCGATCATTGTTGATATCGCTCTGATTCTGGTACTGGCGTTGACCAGCTATCAGGAGATGGCTTCAACGTTCCGTAATCACCGCGACATCAAGGATCTTGTGGTGCCGGTGAACAGTGTTGCTGCCCTGGCATCGCTGGGTAGCAAGGTGGCTGCGGCGCAGTTTCCCCAGGAATACCAGCAGGTGGGGCTGGATGCGACGGTTTCTCTCCCGGTTTCCGATCGCAGCAGACCGAATCTGGTGGTTTTTGTTCTTGGTGAAACTGCGCGCGCAGACCATTTTGGTCTGAATGGCTATCACCGCAATACCACCCCGGAGCTCAGTAAACTGGCCCGGCAATCGGGCGGAACACTGGTCAATTTT encodes:
- a CDS encoding MarC family protein, which produces MIETFFSTYISSTIRFLFLLAPFFVVTMFLALTRGLPATEKTSIIRRACVSAFLMGVILFFAGPLLFSAIGITLNSFRIGAGSLLFLTAISLVTSGTRNHATGLPDEDRDDIAVVPLAIPVMIGPATIGAIMVYGAELNRVSEVAGGLLGLVSSLLILAVLLHLSGYLEKVLGKTGLNIMSKISGLILSAMAAEIVLTGIAGFIAST
- a CDS encoding gamma-glutamylcyclotransferase codes for the protein MSANTIEHNRKRYDFSGVESVWLFGYGSLIYKVDFPFLEQRPASIRGWERRFWQGSHDHRGTPEAPGRVVTLVEKPNAVCKGIAFRVSPKVFEHLDIREKNGYLRLSITLTFDDGSHAEGLVYIATEDNEAFLGHAPDADIARQIASASGPSGPNADYLLRLAESLRAMGADCPHTFAIESHLRDELS
- a CDS encoding phosphoethanolamine transferase; translated protein: MGLSSKPTLHAQPFVRSGTGRFQWPAIKPHWLVLISALALTALYNVPFYTAIDRYVGFDQPMLMFKLAFLLLLVNHLLISLFSARFILKPVLVFLFLSAALSGYFMNAYGVLIDKHMLQNVFETDVQEARGLLSLGLLVHMALFFVIPVVLLFLVRVSWPAGLKRVTHWLAPIIVDIALILVLALTSYQEMASTFRNHRDIKDLVVPVNSVAALASLGSKVAAAQFPQEYQQVGLDATVSLPVSDRSRPNLVVFVLGETARADHFGLNGYHRNTTPELSKLARQSGGTLVNFPGVSSCGTATALSVPCMFSWLGRSDYDEAVAKNSDNFLDVMTRAGIVSTWLDNNSGCKGMCDRIPTVRPEDTDLCQGEYCDDLVLLKGAHQQLDAADNNDHFMVLHQLGSHGPEYYKRSKPDQKKFLPECQSNELQSCDQQAIINAYDDSILVTDRLLGETVRMLKSMQADYNTALVYVSDHGESLGEGGIYLHGIPYMLAPEAQTHVPMVVWLSDGFRMDNRIDAECVNRIASQPLTHDNLFSSMLGLMNVKTEAIEPSLNIFEDCRTT